The genomic segment GGCGCCTGCATCGTTGCCGTCATGCGGCCTCCTTGCGGATGTAGAACACCTGGCGCCCGCCCTGGTCCTGCGCCGCCAGCAGGGCGTGGCCCCGCTGCCGGGCGAACGCGGGGAAATCGGCCAGCGAGCCCGGGTCGGTGCATTCGACGCGCAGCACCTGGCCTGCCTCGAGGCGCGCGATGGCCTGGGCCGTCCGGTACACGGGCAGCGGGCACAGCAGGCCCGTGCAGTCCAGCTCGGCGTCCCACGTGAAGTCGATCA from the Gemmatimonadales bacterium genome contains:
- a CDS encoding sulfurtransferase TusA family protein — protein: MIDFTWDAELDCTGLLCPLPVYRTAQAIARLEAGQVLRVECTDPGSLADFPAFARQRGHALLAAQDQGGRQVFYIRKEAA